One Streptosporangium sp. NBC_01495 DNA window includes the following coding sequences:
- a CDS encoding AI-2E family transporter, which yields MSATLNAKKTRTALRTSARVSLEMLLVVLMTAVGLWILGRMWSVIWPLVIALLLTTLTWPVTRFLRRHGWHPTLAASAVTVLFLLVAAGIIVLIAVPVASQAGDLATGVSNGIQHLRGWAAGPPLNIGDDQVSTAFDTAANRIQSSVGSIVTAAVTGVGTVVNGLVTTVLALFLMFFFLKDGPRFLPWLTRQLPGRLATDVPAVAARGWDTLGSFVRSQAFVGLLDAVFIGLGLWIVGVPLVLPLAVLTFVSAFVPIIGALFAGFVAVLIALVSNGPTDALIVLAIIVAVQQLEGNVFQPMVQSRGLGLHAAVILLAVTLGGSLAGIVGSLLAVPVAALIAVLWNYLREQLSDPPQEPDTDEPKTDEPDTGASVPVQKPA from the coding sequence GTGTCCGCCACACTGAATGCCAAGAAAACCCGCACCGCGCTGCGCACGTCGGCGCGCGTCTCCCTGGAGATGCTGCTCGTCGTGCTGATGACCGCGGTGGGCCTGTGGATCCTGGGCCGGATGTGGTCTGTCATCTGGCCGCTCGTGATCGCCCTGCTCCTCACCACGCTGACCTGGCCCGTGACCCGCTTCCTGCGCCGGCACGGCTGGCATCCCACCCTGGCCGCCTCGGCCGTGACCGTGCTCTTCCTCCTGGTCGCCGCCGGCATTATAGTGCTGATCGCCGTCCCGGTGGCGTCCCAGGCCGGCGACCTGGCCACCGGCGTGAGCAACGGCATCCAGCACCTGCGCGGCTGGGCGGCCGGGCCGCCGCTCAACATCGGCGACGACCAGGTCAGCACCGCGTTCGACACCGCGGCCAACCGCATCCAGTCCAGCGTCGGCAGCATCGTCACCGCCGCCGTCACCGGAGTGGGCACCGTGGTCAACGGCCTGGTCACCACCGTCCTGGCGCTCTTCCTCATGTTCTTCTTCCTCAAGGACGGCCCGCGCTTCCTGCCCTGGCTGACCCGCCAGCTACCCGGCCGCCTCGCCACGGACGTGCCGGCCGTGGCCGCACGCGGCTGGGACACCCTCGGCTCGTTCGTACGCTCCCAGGCCTTCGTGGGCCTGCTCGACGCGGTCTTCATCGGTCTTGGCCTGTGGATCGTGGGCGTGCCGCTGGTTCTCCCCCTGGCCGTCCTGACCTTCGTCTCGGCGTTCGTCCCCATCATCGGCGCCCTGTTCGCCGGCTTCGTCGCGGTCCTCATCGCGCTGGTGTCCAACGGCCCGACGGACGCGCTGATCGTGCTCGCCATCATCGTCGCCGTGCAACAGCTCGAGGGGAACGTGTTCCAGCCCATGGTGCAGAGCCGCGGCCTCGGCCTGCACGCGGCGGTGATCCTGCTGGCGGTGACGCTGGGCGGCAGCCTGGCGGGCATCGTGGGCAGCCTGCTCGCCGTACCGGTCGCCGCCCTGATCGCCGTGCTGTGGAACTACCTCCGCGAACAACTCAGCGACCCGCCCCAAGAGCCGGACACCGACGAGCCAAAGACCGACGAGCCGGACACCGGCGCATCCGTCCCCGTACAGAAGCCCGCCTGA
- a CDS encoding glycosyltransferase family 4 protein produces MRALAGKGKTAVYQLFKARNRRRERTAPPPSTHRISILILHAYGMGGTIRTVFNLAGYLASTGHDVEIVSILKEAEEPFFPVDPRVRFRFLDDRLVPRTGLRGRLSKMPSRLIPPQEAAYHRFNVWTDLRLARWIRSVDTGVIMATRPGLNLALAQLAPPGVITIGQEHVGLRGQPQEMQELAKRRYRNFDALVTLTKADTRDYRETLRRKPRKLVRIPNAVPPMTGEISKLENKVVVAVGRMTRLKGFHRLITAWETVAAAHPDWTLRVFGAGPQEDNLRAQIAEAGLQGKVELPGPTADVGAELEKASIFALSSRHEGFPMTILEAMAKGLAIVSFNSPHGPKEMITNEVDGLLVKPRTNANLAAALIRVIEDEELRHRLAEGALATAATYDVRSVGAKWDALLEELLARRNGTYVKPAPAVPPPIGEPTPETVSPEVLPG; encoded by the coding sequence GTGCGTGCACTGGCAGGCAAGGGAAAAACGGCCGTTTACCAGCTTTTCAAAGCCCGCAACCGAAGGCGCGAACGGACCGCGCCACCCCCGTCCACGCACCGGATCAGCATCCTGATCCTGCACGCGTACGGCATGGGCGGCACCATTAGAACGGTCTTCAACCTGGCCGGGTACCTGGCCTCGACCGGGCACGACGTGGAGATCGTCTCCATCCTCAAGGAGGCGGAGGAGCCGTTCTTCCCCGTCGACCCGAGGGTGAGGTTCCGCTTCCTCGACGACAGGCTGGTCCCGCGGACCGGCCTGCGCGGCCGGCTGTCGAAGATGCCGAGCAGGCTCATCCCGCCGCAGGAGGCCGCCTACCACCGCTTCAACGTGTGGACCGACCTGCGACTGGCCCGATGGATCCGCTCGGTCGACACCGGCGTCATCATGGCCACCAGACCCGGGCTCAACCTGGCCCTGGCCCAGCTGGCCCCACCGGGCGTCATCACCATCGGCCAGGAGCACGTGGGCCTGCGGGGACAGCCGCAGGAGATGCAGGAGCTCGCCAAGCGTCGCTACCGCAACTTCGACGCGCTGGTCACCCTCACCAAGGCCGACACGCGTGACTACCGCGAGACGCTGCGGCGCAAGCCCAGGAAGCTGGTCAGGATCCCCAACGCCGTGCCACCCATGACCGGCGAGATCTCCAAGCTGGAGAACAAGGTCGTGGTCGCCGTCGGCCGCATGACCAGGCTCAAGGGCTTCCACCGCCTGATCACCGCGTGGGAGACCGTGGCCGCCGCCCACCCTGACTGGACCCTGCGCGTCTTCGGCGCGGGACCGCAGGAGGACAACCTGCGCGCCCAGATCGCCGAGGCGGGGCTGCAGGGCAAGGTCGAGCTGCCGGGCCCCACCGCCGACGTCGGCGCCGAGCTGGAGAAGGCCTCGATCTTCGCGCTCAGCTCCCGCCACGAGGGTTTCCCCATGACGATCCTGGAGGCGATGGCCAAGGGACTGGCGATCGTCAGCTTCAACAGCCCGCACGGCCCCAAGGAAATGATCACCAACGAGGTCGACGGGCTGCTGGTCAAGCCCCGCACCAACGCCAACCTCGCCGCCGCCCTCATCCGCGTCATCGAGGACGAGGAACTGCGTCACCGGCTGGCCGAGGGTGCTCTGGCGACCGCCGCCACCTACGACGTGAGGTCCGTCGGCGCCAAGTGGGACGCCCTTCTGGAGGAGCTGCTGGCCCGCCGCAACGGCACCTACGTCAAGCCTGCGCCTGCCGTACCGCCCCCTATCGGGGAGCCGACGCCCGAGACGGTCTCCCCAGAGGTCCTTCCTGGATGA
- a CDS encoding flavoprotein: MTESGKVLYVIVCAAGAARDVGRLVALAQDGGWIVQVVATPSALDFVDVPALERQTGRPVRSRYRRPDEPKPPRADAIILAPATYNTVNKFAQGIADTYALGLLAEAPGLGIPVVVLPFVNSAFASRTPFQRSVESLRAEGVPVLLGPGQFEPHAAGSGDENLETYPWALALEEVERHRH, from the coding sequence GTGACCGAGTCCGGCAAGGTCCTCTACGTCATCGTGTGCGCGGCCGGTGCCGCCCGAGACGTCGGCCGTCTCGTCGCTCTCGCCCAGGACGGGGGCTGGATCGTCCAGGTCGTCGCGACCCCGTCCGCGCTGGACTTCGTCGACGTCCCCGCCTTGGAGAGGCAGACCGGCCGCCCTGTCCGCAGCCGGTACCGCAGGCCGGACGAGCCCAAGCCCCCGAGAGCCGACGCGATCATCCTCGCCCCCGCCACATACAACACCGTCAACAAGTTCGCCCAGGGCATCGCCGACACCTACGCCCTCGGCCTCCTCGCCGAAGCCCCCGGACTCGGCATCCCCGTGGTCGTCCTGCCCTTCGTCAACAGCGCCTTCGCCTCACGTACGCCGTTCCAGCGAAGCGTCGAAAGCTTAAGAGCCGAAGGTGTCCCCGTCCTGCTCGGCCCCGGTCAGTTCGAACCGCACGCCGCCGGGAGCGGAGACGAAAACCTGGAGACCTACCCCTGGGCTCTCGCTCTCGAAGAAGTCGAGAGACACCGTCACTAG
- the metG gene encoding methionine--tRNA ligase, with protein MTTPHIYVTTTIPYVNARPHLGFALELVQADVLARFRRARGDRVRFQTGTDDNSLKNVLAAEAAGVPVQEFVDRNAEAFVALREPLALAVDDVIRTSRDPRHRVGVERLWRACADAGDLYRKHYEGLYCVGCEQFYTPAELTGGRCPEHGVEPQRVAEENWFFRLSRYADRLHDLVSGGRLRVEPAERRNEVLGFIAGGLEDFSISRSTARARGWGIPVPGDPGQVVYVWWDALGNYVTALDYGTGGENYHRWWTGADRRVHLVGKGVLRFHAVYWPAMLLSAGQPLPTDIVVHDYLTAGGRKISKSGGITVDPAALAGEYGTDAVRWWLLREVPRVGDADFTIDRLVARANDELANGLGNLVNRVVVMVHRYRDGHVPRTEAGIGAPGGEDLQTACRQAPGLIRSALDDFEFRRATAAVWAVVDEANRYVNHARPWELAGAERDGDSGAASRLDAVLAALVRACETLGEHLAPFLPGTADRIARQFTAGDGGLPEPRPLFRRITVPEPGSAF; from the coding sequence ATGACCACACCGCACATCTACGTCACCACCACCATTCCGTACGTCAACGCCCGTCCCCACCTGGGATTCGCGCTGGAGCTCGTGCAGGCCGACGTGCTCGCCCGGTTCCGCCGCGCGCGGGGTGACCGGGTGCGGTTCCAGACCGGCACCGACGACAACTCGCTGAAGAACGTGCTGGCCGCCGAGGCGGCCGGTGTCCCTGTCCAGGAGTTCGTCGACCGTAACGCCGAGGCGTTCGTCGCGCTGCGCGAGCCGCTGGCGCTCGCGGTCGACGACGTCATCCGCACCAGCCGCGACCCCCGCCACCGGGTCGGGGTGGAGCGGCTCTGGCGGGCCTGCGCCGATGCCGGTGACCTCTACCGCAAGCACTACGAGGGTCTTTACTGCGTCGGCTGCGAGCAGTTCTACACCCCGGCCGAGCTCACCGGCGGACGCTGCCCGGAACACGGCGTCGAGCCGCAGCGGGTCGCCGAGGAGAACTGGTTCTTCCGCCTCTCACGCTATGCCGACCGGCTCCACGACCTCGTCTCCGGCGGGCGCCTGAGAGTCGAGCCCGCCGAACGCCGCAACGAGGTCCTCGGCTTCATCGCCGGTGGCCTGGAGGACTTCTCGATCTCCCGGTCGACCGCCCGCGCCCGTGGGTGGGGGATCCCCGTTCCCGGCGACCCCGGCCAGGTCGTCTACGTGTGGTGGGACGCGCTCGGCAACTACGTCACGGCCCTGGACTACGGCACCGGCGGTGAGAACTACCACCGCTGGTGGACCGGCGCCGACCGCCGCGTCCACCTGGTCGGCAAGGGGGTGCTGCGCTTCCACGCCGTCTACTGGCCGGCGATGCTGCTGTCGGCCGGGCAGCCGCTGCCCACGGACATAGTGGTGCACGACTACCTCACCGCCGGTGGCCGAAAGATCAGCAAGTCCGGCGGGATCACGGTCGATCCGGCCGCCCTGGCCGGGGAGTACGGCACCGACGCCGTCCGCTGGTGGCTGCTTCGCGAGGTGCCCCGCGTCGGGGACGCCGACTTCACGATCGACCGGCTCGTCGCCCGCGCCAACGACGAACTCGCCAACGGGCTGGGCAACCTCGTCAACCGGGTCGTCGTCATGGTCCACCGCTACCGCGACGGGCACGTTCCCCGGACGGAGGCCGGGATCGGCGCGCCGGGAGGGGAAGATCTCCAGACGGCCTGCCGCCAGGCACCCGGTCTCATTCGCTCGGCCCTGGACGACTTCGAGTTCCGCCGGGCCACGGCGGCGGTCTGGGCCGTCGTCGACGAGGCCAACCGCTACGTGAACCACGCCCGGCCTTGGGAACTGGCCGGGGCCGAACGCGACGGCGACTCCGGCGCCGCGTCCAGGCTCGACGCCGTCCTCGCCGCGCTCGTCCGGGCGTGCGAGACGCTGGGCGAGCACCTGGCGCCCTTCCTGCCCGGCACCGCCGACCGCATCGCCCGGCAGTTCACGGCCGGGGACGGCGGGCTTCCCGAACCGCGCCCGCTCTTCCGGAGGATCACCGTCCCGGAGCCGGGGTCCGCGTTCTGA
- a CDS encoding helix-turn-helix transcriptional regulator, with the protein MADALDGPLPVPRSLPAGEPMAVADYRRLVGVLEAVDRTADLRVFQERLVRALRSWFGYAGIAVLHGGTLREAIESGCGVQGGYSPRFLADYTARWVDADPFRTERARRLLTAADVVTLDEVAPDREYAERFLRSYGITGKVATMIDGGPAGVLYVGMAMRDTPHVPARDRAVLRALRRHLTPLAVEQLTRHREQMASRADWRLTPREWEVARLAAQGLTNRGIADHLFVGVDTVKKHLSRVLDETGCASHVELAARWRQWEHPSGARNGTATADIYSG; encoded by the coding sequence ATGGCAGACGCGCTCGACGGACCGCTTCCCGTTCCCCGCTCGTTGCCGGCCGGCGAACCGATGGCGGTCGCCGACTATCGGCGTCTGGTCGGCGTGCTGGAGGCGGTCGACCGGACAGCGGACCTACGGGTGTTCCAGGAACGGCTGGTGCGGGCCCTGCGGAGCTGGTTCGGCTACGCCGGGATCGCGGTACTGCACGGCGGCACCCTGCGGGAGGCCATAGAAAGCGGCTGCGGTGTCCAGGGGGGTTATTCTCCGCGCTTCCTGGCCGACTACACCGCCCGCTGGGTGGACGCCGACCCGTTCCGCACCGAGCGGGCTCGCCGGCTGCTGACGGCCGCCGATGTGGTCACCTTGGACGAGGTGGCACCGGATCGGGAGTACGCAGAGCGGTTCCTGAGGTCGTACGGGATCACCGGCAAGGTCGCCACGATGATCGACGGCGGACCGGCCGGGGTACTCTACGTCGGCATGGCGATGCGCGACACCCCGCACGTGCCCGCCCGCGACCGGGCGGTGCTGCGGGCGCTGCGGCGCCACCTCACCCCGCTGGCCGTCGAGCAGCTCACGCGTCACCGCGAGCAGATGGCCTCCCGCGCCGACTGGCGACTGACGCCCCGGGAGTGGGAGGTCGCCCGGCTCGCCGCTCAGGGCTTGACCAACCGGGGGATCGCCGACCACCTGTTCGTCGGGGTCGATACCGTCAAGAAGCACCTCAGCCGGGTCCTGGACGAGACCGGCTGCGCCAGCCACGTCGAGCTCGCCGCTCGCTGGCGGCAGTGGGAACATCCCAGTGGAGCGAGGAACGGCACCGCGACGGCCGACATCTATTCCGGGTGA
- a CDS encoding SDR family NAD(P)-dependent oxidoreductase, with translation MSTVPSPRRWLITGANSGLGAAFTRAALAAGDVVVAAVRRPRSMDEVAAEHPGRVTVVELDVRDAAACRGAVEDTGRIDVLVNNAGYGIVGAIEETTEEEVRDAFEVMFHAPLRLTRLVLRQMRERRSGVIIQVSSMGGLLSFAGAGAYCAAKGALEQASEALAAEVGPLGINVVIVEPGAFRTGFAGSALRLSAPISGYEGTVGPTRAALTASHGNQPGDPDKAARAVLAVLDLPEPPLRLALGEDAISAIRAKLTAVATDLDATAHLGHHTAVVGMTD, from the coding sequence GTGAGCACCGTCCCGAGCCCTCGCCGATGGTTGATCACCGGCGCCAACAGTGGCCTTGGAGCCGCCTTCACCCGGGCCGCGCTCGCGGCCGGCGACGTGGTGGTCGCCGCCGTCCGCCGGCCGCGGAGCATGGACGAGGTGGCCGCCGAGCACCCGGGCCGGGTGACGGTCGTCGAGCTGGACGTGCGCGACGCCGCCGCCTGCCGGGGCGCGGTCGAGGACACCGGCCGTATCGACGTGCTGGTCAACAACGCCGGCTACGGGATCGTCGGCGCGATCGAGGAGACCACGGAGGAGGAGGTCCGCGATGCGTTCGAGGTGATGTTCCACGCTCCGCTGCGGCTGACCCGGTTGGTGCTGCGGCAGATGCGCGAGCGGCGCAGTGGGGTGATCATCCAGGTCAGTAGCATGGGCGGCCTGCTGTCTTTCGCCGGCGCCGGCGCCTACTGCGCGGCCAAGGGGGCTTTGGAACAGGCCAGCGAGGCGCTCGCGGCCGAGGTCGGGCCACTGGGGATCAACGTCGTCATTGTCGAGCCGGGAGCCTTCCGGACCGGGTTCGCCGGATCGGCGCTACGCCTGAGCGCGCCGATCTCCGGATACGAGGGCACGGTGGGCCCGACACGGGCCGCGTTGACGGCTTCTCACGGCAACCAGCCGGGAGACCCGGACAAGGCCGCTCGCGCGGTCCTGGCCGTACTCGATCTGCCGGAGCCTCCGCTGCGGTTGGCGCTGGGCGAGGACGCGATCTCCGCCATCCGGGCGAAGCTCACCGCGGTGGCCACGGATCTGGATGCCACCGCCCACCTCGGCCACCACACCGCCGTGGTGGGCATGACGGACTGA
- a CDS encoding aminoglycoside phosphotransferase family protein — MNTPAAETNIDDGLVDRLIRAQYPDLVGPLTLVANGWDNVIYRLGTDLSVRLPRRRVAVDLIVNEQRWLPVLAEYVEVALPVPVRVGVPGEGYPWPWTIAPWFEGRMVADVPPSDRSGIAVPLADFMAGLHRPAPPDAPRNPVRGVPLAARDEAVRQRLRSTPRSAELLPLWEKLAVLPPWQGPALWLHGDPHPGNLLLDGEGLAAVLDFGDLTSGDPATDLAAAWLVFDENAREVFRSRVDADEVTWKRAQGWALAMGTALAAYSADNPGMAAIGDHVLDQVLLT; from the coding sequence ATGAACACCCCGGCGGCGGAAACCAACATCGACGACGGCCTTGTTGACCGCCTGATCCGCGCGCAGTACCCGGATCTGGTGGGCCCGCTCACCCTCGTCGCCAACGGCTGGGACAACGTCATCTACCGCCTGGGGACGGACCTGTCCGTACGACTGCCGCGCCGCCGGGTCGCCGTCGATCTCATCGTCAACGAGCAACGCTGGCTGCCGGTTCTGGCCGAGTACGTCGAGGTCGCGCTGCCCGTACCCGTCAGGGTCGGCGTGCCCGGCGAGGGCTACCCGTGGCCGTGGACGATCGCGCCCTGGTTCGAGGGCCGCATGGTCGCCGATGTGCCGCCGTCCGACCGCTCCGGCATCGCCGTCCCGCTGGCCGACTTCATGGCGGGCCTCCACCGGCCCGCACCGCCTGACGCACCGCGTAACCCCGTTCGCGGCGTCCCGCTCGCCGCCCGCGACGAAGCGGTACGGCAACGCCTGCGGTCCACTCCCCGATCGGCTGAGCTCCTCCCCCTCTGGGAGAAACTGGCAGTCCTCCCGCCCTGGCAGGGCCCCGCGCTCTGGCTCCACGGCGACCCGCATCCGGGAAACCTCCTGCTCGACGGGGAAGGGCTGGCGGCTGTCTTGGACTTCGGCGATCTCACCAGCGGCGATCCCGCCACCGATCTGGCCGCCGCGTGGCTGGTGTTCGACGAGAACGCGCGCGAGGTCTTCCGATCACGCGTGGACGCCGACGAGGTGACCTGGAAGCGAGCACAGGGCTGGGCCCTTGCCATGGGCACCGCTCTGGCCGCCTACTCGGCCGACAACCCCGGCATGGCGGCCATCGGCGATCACGTCCTCGACCAGGTGCTTCTCACCTAG
- the egtD gene encoding L-histidine N(alpha)-methyltransferase, which produces MSVSQSAIRLVNHLGRDHLRQALEHDVRAGLTSTPKWLPPKWFYDEAGSELFSRITRLPEYYPTRRELDILRREALDIAVRAGADTLVELGSGTSEKTVLLLDALAATGTLRAYTPVDVDAATLGEAAHRLASRYRGLTVRAICADFEAHLALLPRTGRRMVAFLGGTVGNLTPAAREVFLKELRATLRPGDTFLLGADLVKDTDRLVAAYDDVSGVTAAFNRNVLHVINRELDADFEPDAFDHVALYDARHEWIEMRLRASRAMRVRIGDLGLRVSYAAGEEMRTEISAKFRPEGLRRELLTAGFGMIRQYTDPTGDFTLVLAHP; this is translated from the coding sequence GTGTCCGTCAGCCAGTCAGCCATCCGCCTGGTCAACCATCTCGGCCGCGACCATCTTCGCCAGGCACTCGAACACGACGTCCGCGCCGGGCTGACGTCGACGCCGAAGTGGCTACCGCCCAAGTGGTTCTACGACGAGGCGGGCAGCGAGCTGTTCTCCCGCATCACCCGGCTGCCCGAGTACTATCCCACCCGCCGCGAGCTGGACATCCTGCGCAGGGAGGCCCTCGACATCGCCGTGCGCGCCGGTGCGGACACCCTGGTCGAGCTCGGTTCCGGGACCAGCGAGAAGACCGTCCTGCTGCTGGACGCCCTCGCCGCGACGGGGACGCTGCGCGCCTACACACCGGTGGACGTCGACGCGGCCACCCTGGGCGAGGCCGCGCATCGGCTCGCCTCCCGATACCGGGGCCTGACCGTGCGCGCGATCTGCGCCGACTTCGAGGCGCACCTGGCCCTGCTGCCCCGTACGGGACGGCGGATGGTGGCCTTCCTCGGCGGGACCGTCGGCAACCTGACCCCGGCGGCGCGCGAGGTGTTCCTGAAGGAGCTGCGCGCCACGCTCCGCCCCGGCGACACCTTCCTGCTCGGCGCGGACCTGGTCAAGGACACCGACCGGCTGGTCGCGGCGTACGACGACGTGAGCGGGGTGACCGCCGCCTTCAACCGGAACGTCCTGCACGTGATCAACAGGGAGCTGGACGCCGACTTCGAGCCGGACGCCTTCGACCACGTCGCACTGTACGACGCGCGGCACGAGTGGATCGAGATGCGGCTGCGCGCGAGCCGCGCCATGCGCGTGCGGATCGGCGACCTCGGCCTGCGGGTCTCCTACGCGGCCGGAGAGGAGATGCGGACCGAGATCAGCGCCAAGTTCCGCCCCGAAGGACTGCGGCGGGAGCTCCTCACGGCCGGTTTCGGGATGATCCGCCAGTACACCGACCCGACCGGCGACTTCACCCTCGTCCTGGCCCACCCGTGA
- the egtC gene encoding ergothioneine biosynthesis protein EgtC, translating to MCRHASWLGAPRTLSSLIHEPIHGLLRQSHSPRLQRHGTINADGFGMGWYDAARAEPVRYRRTIPAWTDANLAGLAGTARSGCLLAAVRSASAGMPIEETATAPFTDGTWLLSHNGRVAREAVRELADDAESSCDSAWLAAAVFARRRAGDPLGEALSEVVTRAGLKDPRARLNLLACDGMSIAATAWGDTLFLRLDGHPRDGVLVASEPLDDRPGWLAVPDHTLVLASPDGVRVQPL from the coding sequence ATGTGCCGCCACGCGTCCTGGCTGGGCGCTCCCCGCACCCTCTCCTCGCTGATCCACGAGCCGATCCACGGCCTGCTCCGGCAGTCCCACTCCCCGCGCCTGCAGCGCCACGGCACGATCAACGCCGACGGCTTCGGCATGGGCTGGTACGACGCCGCCCGCGCGGAACCGGTCCGCTACCGCCGGACGATCCCCGCCTGGACGGACGCCAACCTGGCGGGCCTCGCGGGGACGGCCCGCTCCGGCTGCCTGCTGGCCGCCGTACGGTCGGCCAGTGCCGGGATGCCGATCGAGGAGACCGCGACCGCGCCCTTCACCGACGGGACGTGGCTGCTCAGCCACAACGGCCGCGTCGCGCGGGAGGCGGTCAGGGAGCTCGCCGACGACGCGGAGAGCTCCTGCGACTCCGCGTGGCTCGCCGCCGCGGTGTTCGCCCGGCGGCGGGCGGGCGATCCGCTCGGCGAGGCCCTGTCGGAGGTCGTCACCCGCGCCGGACTGAAGGATCCCCGCGCCCGCCTGAACCTGCTCGCCTGCGACGGGATGTCGATCGCCGCGACCGCCTGGGGCGACACGCTCTTCCTCCGCCTCGACGGCCACCCGCGCGACGGCGTGCTCGTGGCGAGCGAGCCGCTGGACGACCGGCCCGGCTGGCTGGCCGTGCCGGACCACACCCTGGTCCTCGCCTCACCCGACGGGGTGCGCGTCCAGCCCCTGTGA
- the egtB gene encoding ergothioneine biosynthesis protein EgtB, with amino-acid sequence MSDFKERIAAELTAARNRSMAYTDAEDDLLVRQHSPLMSPLVWDLAHVGNYEELWVLRQVGGITPLRPEIDDLYDAFKHPRADRPSLPILEPVEARHYIEGVRGRVLDVLDTVDLHDPDPLRRYGFVFGLVIQHEHQHDETMLATLQLSGRPGLVRDGDLPPGGPPGSDEVFVPAGPFMMGTDTQPWAYDNERPAHRLDLPGYWIDRLPVGNRAYADFIEDGGYDDPRWWAPDGLRWLQRSRASAPLFWTRDGDTWWRTRFGRTEPVPMDEPVQHVCWYEADAYARWAGRRLPTEAEWEKACGWDAEAGRARTYPWGEDTPGPGMANLGHRAARPAPLGAFPAGAGPYGAEQMIGDVWEWTGSWFLPHPGFRSFPYREYSEVFFGSRYRVLRGGSWASDPSVVRTTFRNWDRPARRQIFSGFRCARSASPEHSPGHSARRSPERPAERG; translated from the coding sequence ATGAGCGACTTCAAGGAACGGATCGCCGCCGAGCTGACCGCCGCGCGGAACCGCTCCATGGCCTACACCGACGCCGAGGACGACCTGCTGGTCAGGCAGCACTCGCCGCTGATGTCACCGCTGGTGTGGGATCTGGCCCACGTGGGCAACTACGAGGAGCTGTGGGTGCTGCGGCAGGTCGGCGGGATCACCCCGCTCCGCCCGGAGATCGACGACCTGTACGACGCGTTCAAGCACCCGCGCGCGGACCGCCCGTCCCTGCCCATCCTGGAACCGGTGGAGGCGCGCCACTACATCGAGGGCGTGCGCGGCCGGGTGCTGGACGTCCTGGACACGGTCGACCTGCACGACCCCGACCCCCTGCGGCGGTACGGCTTCGTCTTCGGCCTGGTGATCCAGCACGAGCACCAGCACGACGAGACGATGCTCGCCACCCTGCAGCTGTCGGGGCGGCCTGGCCTGGTCCGCGACGGCGACCTGCCGCCCGGCGGACCGCCGGGCTCCGACGAGGTGTTCGTCCCCGCGGGCCCCTTCATGATGGGCACCGACACCCAGCCGTGGGCCTACGACAACGAGCGCCCCGCCCACCGGCTCGACCTGCCCGGCTACTGGATCGACAGGCTGCCCGTCGGCAACCGCGCCTACGCGGACTTCATCGAGGACGGCGGCTACGACGACCCCCGCTGGTGGGCCCCGGACGGCCTGCGCTGGCTGCAGCGGAGCCGCGCCTCCGCCCCGCTGTTCTGGACCCGGGACGGCGACACGTGGTGGCGTACCCGTTTCGGCAGGACCGAGCCCGTGCCCATGGACGAACCCGTACAGCACGTGTGCTGGTACGAGGCCGACGCCTACGCCCGGTGGGCGGGAAGGCGGCTGCCCACCGAGGCCGAGTGGGAGAAGGCCTGCGGCTGGGACGCCGAGGCCGGGCGGGCGCGCACGTATCCCTGGGGTGAGGACACCCCGGGGCCCGGCATGGCGAACCTCGGGCACAGGGCGGCGCGGCCCGCGCCGCTCGGCGCCTTCCCCGCGGGGGCGGGCCCTTACGGCGCCGAACAGATGATCGGGGACGTGTGGGAGTGGACCGGTTCGTGGTTCCTGCCGCACCCCGGCTTCCGCAGCTTCCCCTACCGCGAGTACAGCGAGGTGTTCTTCGGCTCCCGGTACCGGGTGCTGCGCGGCGGGTCCTGGGCGTCCGACCCGTCCGTGGTCCGCACCACGTTCAGGAACTGGGACCGCCCGGCCCGCAGGCAGATCTTCTCCGGCTTCCGGTGCGCCCGCTCGGCCTCCCCCGAGCACTCCCCCGGACACTCCGCGCGGCGCTCCCCGGAACGCCCCGCGGAGCGCGGGTAG